In Streptomyces sp. NBC_01439, the following are encoded in one genomic region:
- a CDS encoding malonic semialdehyde reductase, translated as MSLVLDSAAQDLLFREARTANSFTDEPVTEEQVQAIYDLVKFGPTAFNQTPLRITLVRSPEARERLVQHMAKGNDAKTATAPLVAILSADNEFHEELPQLLPHFPQAKDAFFAERPVREQSALLNSALQAAYFIIGIRAAGLAAGPMTGADFGGIQKEFLDADHTPIMVINIGKPAAEGAWFDRSPRLGFDEVITTV; from the coding sequence ATGTCTCTCGTTCTTGACTCCGCCGCGCAGGACCTGCTGTTCCGCGAGGCCCGCACGGCCAACTCGTTCACCGACGAGCCGGTCACCGAGGAGCAGGTCCAGGCGATATACGACCTGGTGAAGTTCGGTCCCACCGCCTTCAACCAGACCCCGCTGCGCATCACCCTGGTCCGCTCCCCCGAGGCCCGCGAGCGCCTCGTGCAGCACATGGCCAAGGGCAACGACGCCAAGACCGCCACCGCCCCGCTGGTCGCGATCCTCTCCGCGGACAACGAGTTCCACGAGGAGCTCCCGCAGCTGCTGCCGCACTTCCCGCAGGCCAAGGACGCGTTCTTCGCCGAGCGCCCGGTCCGCGAGCAGTCCGCGCTGCTGAACTCCGCGCTGCAGGCCGCCTACTTCATCATCGGCATCCGCGCCGCCGGCCTGGCCGCGGGCCCGATGACCGGCGCCGACTTCGGCGGCATCCAGAAGGAGTTCCTGGACGCCGACCACACCCCGATCATGGTCATCAACATCGGCAAGCCGGCCGCCGAGGGCGCCTGGTTCGACCGCTCCCCGCGCCTGGGCTTCGACGAGGTCATCACCACCGTCTGA
- a CDS encoding DUF1707 SHOCT-like domain-containing protein — MDLEKHPAAPASAPAGAAPAELRASDADRDRIAQILGEALAEGRLTAEEHSDRLDTLYAVKTVGELEVLVRDLPAPGGAHAPSAYAAPATAPGGPAETIVAVCSSSARKGRWRPGPHTRAISVMGDINIDLTEAVFEQQVTEINVTCVLGNVEVLVPENVTLRGYGSGVLGNFEVRGEGRGESDPQAPVVIVRGFALLGNIEARPKLGARLVDLARKLRKRLDG; from the coding sequence GTGGACCTGGAAAAGCACCCCGCCGCCCCCGCATCCGCTCCCGCGGGCGCCGCCCCCGCCGAGCTGCGCGCCTCCGACGCGGACCGGGACCGGATCGCGCAGATCCTCGGCGAGGCCCTCGCCGAGGGCCGACTGACGGCCGAGGAGCATTCCGACCGCCTGGACACGCTCTACGCGGTCAAGACCGTCGGCGAGCTGGAGGTGCTCGTACGGGATCTGCCCGCGCCCGGCGGCGCCCATGCCCCGTCCGCCTACGCGGCTCCCGCGACCGCCCCGGGCGGCCCCGCCGAGACCATAGTGGCCGTGTGCAGCAGCTCCGCCCGCAAGGGCCGCTGGCGGCCGGGCCCGCACACCCGCGCGATCTCGGTCATGGGCGACATCAACATCGACCTCACCGAGGCGGTCTTCGAACAGCAGGTCACCGAGATCAACGTGACCTGCGTCCTCGGCAACGTCGAGGTCCTGGTCCCGGAGAACGTCACCCTGCGCGGCTACGGCAGCGGAGTCCTCGGCAACTTCGAGGTGCGCGGCGAGGGGCGCGGCGAGAGCGATCCGCAGGCGCCGGTGGTGATCGTGCGGGGTTTCGCCCTGCTGGGCAACATCGAGGCGCGACCCAAGCTCGGTGCCCGACTGGTGGACCTGGCCCGCAAACTGCGCAAGCGCCTGGACGGCTGA
- a CDS encoding TIGR03086 family metal-binding protein, protein MTTTEWELLDQAYATLREAALGVPADGWHRPTPCAQWNVTQVLQHAAGDQLAYAARLTGGPRPAEDPFAPSGALAGTPAGLLDPALAAAAEAFAGVTPGDVEVPVPLPPFFVPAETAIGAAALDAAVHAWDIAVATGRPPGLTDALAAALRPAAEVLVDPLRGFAYGPVRSLAPGADDGAAARLLAFLGRDPDWVAPAG, encoded by the coding sequence ATGACGACGACCGAGTGGGAACTGCTCGACCAGGCGTACGCGACGCTGCGCGAGGCCGCCCTGGGGGTACCCGCCGATGGCTGGCACCGCCCGACCCCCTGCGCGCAATGGAACGTCACCCAGGTCCTCCAGCACGCCGCGGGCGACCAGTTGGCCTACGCCGCCCGGCTGACCGGTGGGCCCAGACCCGCCGAGGACCCCTTCGCCCCCTCCGGAGCCCTGGCCGGGACCCCGGCGGGCCTGCTGGACCCGGCGCTCGCGGCCGCGGCCGAGGCCTTTGCCGGGGTCACCCCCGGCGACGTCGAGGTGCCCGTGCCGCTGCCGCCCTTCTTCGTACCGGCCGAGACGGCCATCGGCGCCGCCGCCCTCGACGCCGCCGTGCACGCCTGGGACATTGCCGTCGCCACGGGCCGCCCGCCGGGCCTGACCGACGCGCTGGCCGCCGCCCTGCGCCCGGCCGCCGAGGTCCTCGTCGACCCCCTGCGCGGCTTCGCCTACGGTCCGGTCCGCTCCCTGGCGCCCGGCGCGGACGACGGCGCCGCGGCGCGCCTGCTGGCCTTCCTCGGGCGGGATCCCGACTGGGTCGCACCCGCGGGGTGA
- a CDS encoding WhiB family transcriptional regulator has protein sequence MPHPPHQSLQVAAVQSLPGRAAAVPKPRVPARAEDGPWHAEAVCRRDEAGLFFAPSKEPTAARLSREEAAKRVCARCPVMVACREHALLQPEPYGVWGGLTAAERRVVLARMRRRAAELRQAPGAGPIAAAG, from the coding sequence GTGCCGCATCCGCCGCATCAGTCCTTGCAGGTAGCCGCCGTCCAGAGTCTTCCGGGGCGTGCGGCGGCCGTGCCGAAGCCGCGGGTGCCGGCGAGGGCGGAGGACGGCCCATGGCATGCGGAGGCGGTGTGCCGCCGTGACGAGGCGGGGCTCTTCTTCGCGCCGTCCAAGGAGCCGACCGCGGCCCGGCTCTCCCGCGAGGAGGCCGCCAAGCGCGTCTGCGCCCGCTGCCCGGTGATGGTCGCCTGCCGGGAGCACGCGCTGCTCCAGCCCGAGCCGTACGGGGTGTGGGGCGGGCTCACCGCGGCCGAGCGCCGCGTGGTGCTGGCGCGGATGCGGCGCAGGGCCGCCGAGCTGCGCCAGGCCCCGGGGGCCGGCCCGATCGCCGCGGCGGGCTGA
- a CDS encoding DUF4245 domain-containing protein: MKGKQTVWDMVRSLGVIGIVVAGIYLFVPHDEEADPTRTVDYRVETVTARRAAPYPVAAPVGLPEQWRATSVTYERKNASAWHLGFLDPERQYAAVEQSTDTSAKYLAKVTQHATATGQTQQVGDLAWERWDGEKYDALVRQEQGYVTVVTGTASFEQLGALAAALEFKQGK, translated from the coding sequence ATGAAAGGCAAGCAGACGGTCTGGGACATGGTCCGGTCGCTGGGGGTGATCGGCATCGTCGTCGCCGGGATCTACCTCTTCGTCCCGCATGACGAGGAGGCCGACCCGACGCGGACGGTCGACTACCGGGTGGAAACCGTGACGGCCCGGCGCGCGGCCCCGTATCCGGTGGCGGCCCCCGTCGGGCTCCCGGAGCAGTGGCGGGCGACCTCGGTGACGTACGAGCGCAAGAACGCCAGCGCCTGGCACCTGGGCTTCCTCGACCCGGAGCGGCAGTACGCGGCGGTGGAGCAGTCCACGGACACCTCGGCGAAGTACCTCGCCAAGGTCACCCAGCACGCGACGGCCACCGGGCAGACGCAGCAGGTCGGCGACCTGGCCTGGGAGCGCTGGGACGGCGAGAAGTACGACGCCCTCGTGCGGCAGGAGCAGGGCTACGTCACGGTGGTGACCGGCACGGCCTCCTTCGAGCAGCTCGGTGCGCTCGCGGCGGCGCTGGAGTTCAAGCAGGGCAAGTAG
- the glpX gene encoding class II fructose-bisphosphatase: MTEHNLPPQLEVSPEAPDRNLALELVRVTEAAAMAAGRWVGRGDKIGADGAAVNAMRTLISTVSMNGVVVIGEGEKDEAPMLFNGERVGDGTGAEVDIAVDPIDGTTLNAKGMPNAIAVLAAADRGTMFDPSAVFYMEKLVTGPEAADFVDINAPVSVNIRRVAKAKNMAVEDVTVVILDRPRHEGIVKEIRETGARIKFISDGDVAGSVMAVREGTGVDLLLGIGGTPEGIISACAIKCLGGTIQGKLWPKDEAERQRALDAGHDLDRVLTTNDLVSGENVFFVATGITDGELLRGVHYRSETATTSSLVMRSKSGTIRRIDSTHRLSKLRAYSAIDFDRAH, encoded by the coding sequence ATGACCGAGCACAACCTGCCGCCCCAGCTCGAAGTCTCTCCGGAGGCCCCCGACCGCAACCTCGCACTGGAACTCGTACGGGTCACCGAGGCCGCAGCCATGGCCGCGGGCCGGTGGGTCGGACGCGGTGACAAGATCGGCGCGGACGGTGCCGCGGTCAACGCGATGCGCACCCTGATCTCCACCGTCTCGATGAACGGCGTCGTCGTCATCGGCGAGGGGGAAAAGGACGAGGCCCCCATGCTCTTCAACGGCGAGCGGGTCGGCGACGGCACGGGCGCCGAGGTCGACATCGCCGTGGACCCGATCGACGGCACCACCCTGAACGCCAAGGGCATGCCGAACGCCATCGCCGTCCTGGCGGCCGCCGACCGCGGCACCATGTTCGACCCGTCCGCGGTGTTCTACATGGAGAAGCTGGTCACCGGTCCCGAGGCCGCCGACTTCGTCGACATCAACGCGCCCGTCTCGGTGAACATCCGCCGGGTCGCCAAGGCCAAGAACATGGCCGTCGAGGACGTCACCGTGGTCATCCTGGACCGCCCCCGCCACGAGGGCATCGTCAAGGAGATCCGCGAGACCGGCGCCCGGATCAAGTTCATCTCCGACGGCGACGTCGCGGGCTCGGTCATGGCCGTGCGCGAGGGCACCGGCGTCGACCTGCTCCTCGGCATCGGCGGCACCCCCGAGGGCATCATCTCGGCGTGCGCCATAAAGTGCCTCGGCGGCACCATCCAGGGCAAGCTCTGGCCGAAGGACGAGGCCGAGCGCCAGCGCGCGCTCGACGCCGGTCACGACCTCGACCGCGTCCTGACCACGAACGACCTGGTGTCCGGCGAGAACGTCTTCTTCGTCGCCACCGGCATCACCGACGGCGAACTGCTGCGCGGCGTGCACTACCGCTCGGAGACCGCGACGACGTCCTCGCTGGTCATGCGCTCGAAGTCGGGCACGATCCGACGGATCGACTCCACGCACCGCCTGTCGAAGCTGCGCGCGTACAGCGCGATCGACTTCGACCGCGCGCACTAG
- a CDS encoding glycerophosphodiester phosphodiesterase yields the protein MNRQSMLPATALPATARAVRVIAHRGASHEHPEHTLAAYRQAIADGADALECDVRLTADHKLVCVHDRRVERTSDGRGVVSEMTHAQLSALDFGGWKGAEHRGAQVLLFEDLLKEALAAGRPVGLAVETKHPTRAGGRLEAELVRVLKDHGLADGSSGLVEVMSFSRNALIRLNRLAPGLPAVYLIERRLRPLRPPFAGHAGPGIDLVRKDPGLVARLKAKGLRVRVWTVDEPEDVELCVRLGVDTIITNRPGQVREQLAGI from the coding sequence ATGAACCGGCAGTCCATGCTCCCCGCCACCGCACTCCCCGCCACCGCCCGCGCCGTCCGGGTCATCGCCCACCGCGGGGCCTCCCACGAGCACCCCGAGCACACCCTCGCCGCCTACCGGCAGGCCATCGCCGACGGGGCCGACGCGCTCGAATGCGACGTGCGCCTCACCGCCGACCACAAGCTGGTGTGCGTGCACGACCGGCGAGTGGAGCGGACCTCCGACGGCCGCGGGGTGGTCTCCGAGATGACCCACGCACAGCTGTCCGCGCTCGACTTCGGCGGCTGGAAGGGCGCGGAGCACCGGGGGGCGCAGGTGCTGCTCTTCGAGGACCTGCTGAAGGAGGCGCTGGCCGCCGGCCGCCCCGTCGGGCTGGCCGTGGAGACCAAGCACCCCACCCGCGCCGGCGGCCGGCTGGAGGCCGAACTCGTACGGGTCCTGAAGGACCACGGTCTGGCCGACGGCTCGTCGGGTCTGGTCGAGGTCATGAGCTTCTCGCGCAACGCCCTGATCAGGCTGAACCGGCTCGCGCCCGGCCTGCCCGCCGTCTACCTGATCGAGCGGCGGCTGCGGCCGCTCCGGCCGCCGTTCGCGGGGCACGCCGGGCCGGGCATCGATCTGGTCCGCAAGGATCCGGGGCTGGTGGCGCGGCTGAAGGCGAAGGGGCTGCGGGTGCGGGTGTGGACGGTCGACGAGCCCGAGGACGTGGAGCTGTGCGTCCGGCTCGGCGTGGACACGATCATCACCAACCGGCCCGGGCAGGTGCGGGAGCAGCTGGCGGGCATCTGA
- a CDS encoding fumarate hydratase has protein sequence MPEFAYTDLLPLGEDTTPYRLVTAEGVSTFEADGRTFLKVEPEALRKLAEEAIHDIQHFLRPAHLAQLRRIIDDPEASANDKFVALDLLKNANIAAAGVLPMCQDTGTAIVMGKRGQNVLTEGGDEAALSRGIYDAYTRLNLRYSQMAPLTMWEEKNTGSNLPAQIELYATDGGAYKFLFMAKGGGSANKSFLYQETKAVLNEASMMKFLEEKIRSLGTAACPPYHLAIVVGGTSAEHALKTAKYASAHYLDELPREGSPLGHGFRDEALEQQVFELTQKIGIGAQFGGKYFCHDVRVVRLPRHGASLPVAIAVSCSADRQATAKITAEGVFLEQLERDPARFLPETTDEHLNEASDVVSIDLNQPMDDILATLTEHPVKTRLSLTGPLVVARDIAHAKIKELLDSGAEMPQYLKDHPVYYAGPAKTPEGYASGSFGPTTAGRMDSYVEQFQAAGGSKVMLAKGNRSQQVTDACGRHGGFYLGSIGGPAARLAQDCIKKVEVLEYEELGMEAVWKIEVEDFPAFIVVDDKGNDFFQNPAPEPTFTHIPVRGPGL, from the coding sequence ATGCCAGAGTTTGCGTACACCGACCTGCTGCCCCTGGGCGAGGACACCACCCCGTACCGGCTGGTGACCGCCGAGGGCGTGTCCACCTTCGAGGCGGACGGCCGTACGTTCCTCAAGGTGGAGCCGGAGGCGCTGCGCAAGCTCGCCGAAGAGGCAATCCACGACATCCAGCACTTCCTGCGCCCCGCGCACCTCGCACAGCTGCGTCGCATCATCGACGACCCCGAGGCCTCCGCGAACGACAAGTTCGTCGCGCTCGACCTCCTCAAGAACGCGAACATCGCGGCGGCCGGCGTCCTGCCGATGTGCCAGGACACGGGCACGGCGATCGTCATGGGCAAGCGCGGCCAGAACGTCCTCACCGAGGGCGGTGACGAGGCCGCCCTCTCCCGCGGCATCTACGACGCCTACACGCGGCTGAACCTGCGCTACTCGCAGATGGCCCCCCTCACCATGTGGGAGGAGAAGAACACCGGCTCGAACCTGCCCGCGCAGATCGAGCTGTACGCGACCGACGGCGGCGCGTACAAGTTCCTCTTCATGGCCAAGGGCGGCGGCTCGGCCAACAAGTCCTTCCTCTACCAGGAGACCAAGGCGGTCCTCAACGAGGCCTCCATGATGAAGTTCCTGGAGGAGAAGATCCGCTCGCTCGGTACGGCGGCCTGCCCGCCCTACCACCTGGCGATCGTGGTCGGCGGCACCTCCGCCGAGCACGCGCTGAAGACCGCCAAGTACGCCTCGGCGCACTACCTGGACGAGCTGCCCCGCGAGGGTTCCCCGCTGGGCCACGGCTTCCGCGACGAGGCCCTGGAGCAGCAGGTCTTCGAACTGACCCAGAAGATCGGCATCGGCGCGCAGTTCGGCGGCAAGTACTTCTGCCACGACGTCCGCGTCGTGCGCCTCCCCCGGCACGGCGCGTCCCTGCCGGTCGCCATCGCCGTGTCCTGCTCGGCGGACCGCCAGGCCACCGCGAAGATCACCGCCGAGGGCGTCTTCCTGGAGCAGCTGGAGCGGGACCCCGCGCGCTTCCTGCCAGAGACCACGGACGAGCACCTGAACGAGGCCTCGGACGTCGTCTCCATCGACCTGAACCAGCCGATGGACGACATCCTGGCGACGCTCACCGAGCACCCGGTCAAGACCCGGCTGTCGCTGACCGGCCCGCTGGTCGTGGCGCGCGACATCGCGCACGCCAAGATCAAGGAGCTGCTGGACTCGGGCGCCGAGATGCCGCAGTACCTGAAGGACCACCCGGTGTACTACGCCGGCCCCGCGAAGACCCCCGAGGGCTACGCGTCGGGCTCCTTCGGCCCGACCACGGCCGGCCGCATGGACTCCTACGTCGAGCAGTTCCAGGCGGCGGGCGGCTCCAAGGTCATGCTGGCCAAGGGCAACCGCTCCCAGCAGGTGACGGACGCGTGCGGCCGGCACGGCGGCTTCTACCTGGGCTCGATCGGCGGGCCGGCGGCGCGCCTGGCCCAGGACTGCATCAAGAAGGTCGAGGTCCTGGAGTACGAGGAGCTCGGCATGGAGGCGGTCTGGAAGATCGAGGTCGAGGACTTCCCGGCCTTCATCGTGGTCGACGACAAGGGCAACGACTTCTTCCAGAACCCGGCCCCGGAGCCGACCTTCACCCACATCCCGGTCCGCGGTCCGGGTCTGTAG
- a CDS encoding exodeoxyribonuclease VII small subunit gives MTEAGTALGYEQARDELIEVVRKLEAGGTSLEDSLALWERGEELAKVCRHWLEGARARLDSALAAREPAEEE, from the coding sequence ATGACAGAGGCCGGAACGGCGCTGGGGTACGAGCAGGCCCGCGACGAGCTCATCGAGGTCGTCCGCAAGCTGGAGGCCGGCGGGACCTCGTTGGAGGACTCCCTCGCGCTCTGGGAGCGCGGCGAGGAGCTGGCGAAGGTGTGCCGGCACTGGCTGGAGGGGGCCCGGGCCCGGCTGGACTCGGCGCTGGCGGCACGCGAGCCGGCCGAGGAGGAGTGA
- a CDS encoding APC family permease, whose product MASVTDPGAAAPAALRRSLGFRDLVVYGLLFIAPMAPVGVFGTLDAKSHGAVALVYLCATVAMSFTAFSYAQMVRVAPQAGSVFTYARKGLGEGAGLIAGWMAMLDYLLIPAVAYLFSGIAMNALVPEVSRWVWTALAVVITTLLNLWGVRAAARVGFAVLAMELVVLLVFVVAAVTVLVGGGARRGWLSPLTGDGSLGFSTAAVLGAVSVAVLSYLGFDAIASFAEEVTGGSERVARAVLFCLALAGVLFIAQSYLAALLVPVSAAELAAEPELQGPAFYDAVESAVGSWLHDLVAVSKAIGAAFAALAGQAAAGRLVFAMARERRLPRALARASDGTPRPALLVAAAITLVAAVWAARRDDGLDQLVSVVDVGALVAFTLLHASVVGWFVIKRREGPPNWFGHLVMPVLGAAVTIAVIFEASWTAQRVGAVWLAVGLVVLLVQRGRREAPHDTGTGTGVGSRA is encoded by the coding sequence ATGGCTTCCGTTACGGATCCCGGCGCGGCGGCGCCCGCGGCGCTGCGGCGCAGCCTCGGCTTCCGGGATCTGGTCGTCTACGGCCTGCTGTTCATCGCCCCCATGGCCCCGGTCGGGGTGTTCGGCACGCTCGATGCGAAGTCGCACGGCGCCGTCGCCCTCGTCTACCTCTGCGCGACCGTCGCGATGTCCTTCACGGCCTTCAGCTACGCGCAGATGGTGCGGGTCGCCCCACAGGCCGGGTCGGTCTTCACGTACGCCCGGAAGGGTCTCGGCGAGGGCGCCGGGCTGATCGCCGGGTGGATGGCGATGCTCGACTACCTGTTGATCCCGGCGGTCGCGTACCTCTTCTCCGGGATCGCGATGAACGCGTTGGTTCCGGAGGTCTCCCGGTGGGTGTGGACGGCCCTGGCCGTGGTGATCACCACCCTGCTGAACCTGTGGGGCGTACGGGCGGCCGCCCGCGTGGGTTTCGCCGTGCTGGCCATGGAGCTGGTGGTCCTGCTCGTCTTCGTGGTCGCCGCGGTGACCGTGCTGGTCGGGGGCGGGGCGCGGCGCGGCTGGTTGTCCCCGCTGACCGGCGACGGCTCGCTCGGCTTCAGCACGGCGGCGGTGCTGGGCGCGGTGTCGGTCGCGGTCCTGTCCTACCTCGGCTTCGACGCGATCGCCTCCTTCGCCGAGGAGGTTACGGGCGGATCGGAGCGGGTGGCGCGGGCGGTGCTGTTCTGCCTGGCGCTGGCCGGCGTGCTGTTCATCGCCCAGAGCTATTTGGCGGCGCTGCTCGTGCCCGTGTCCGCGGCGGAGCTGGCGGCCGAGCCGGAGCTGCAGGGACCGGCCTTCTACGACGCGGTGGAGTCCGCGGTCGGCTCCTGGCTGCACGACCTGGTGGCGGTCAGCAAGGCGATCGGGGCGGCCTTCGCGGCGCTGGCCGGGCAGGCGGCGGCCGGCCGGCTGGTCTTCGCGATGGCCCGCGAGCGGCGGCTGCCCCGGGCGCTCGCCCGGGCCTCGGACGGCACCCCGCGACCCGCGCTGCTGGTGGCGGCCGCCATCACCCTGGTCGCGGCCGTATGGGCGGCCCGGCGCGACGACGGGCTCGACCAGCTGGTGTCGGTGGTGGACGTCGGGGCGCTGGTGGCCTTCACCCTGCTGCACGCCTCGGTGGTGGGCTGGTTCGTGATCAAGCGGCGCGAGGGCCCGCCGAACTGGTTCGGGCACCTGGTGATGCCGGTGCTGGGCGCGGCCGTGACCATCGCGGTGATCTTCGAGGCCTCCTGGACGGCGCAACGGGTGGGGGCGGTGTGGCTGGCGGTCGGCCTGGTCGTGCTGCTCGTCCAGCGCGGCCGCCGGGAAGCGCCCCACGACACCGGCACCGGCACCGGTGTCGGCTCCAGAGCCTGA
- the xseA gene encoding exodeoxyribonuclease VII large subunit encodes MALNTSAEAPLPVGQVSRLIGGWIDRLGQVWVEGQITQLSRRPGAGVVFLTLRDPSHDISVSVTCFRQVFDEVADVVSEGARVVLLAKPEWYAPRGQLSLRATEIRPVGIGELLARLERLKRSLASEGLFAPERKKPLPFLPQLIGLVVGRASAAERDVLENARRRWPAVRFEVRNVAVQGVHAVPQVVQAVKELDALDEVDVIIVARGGGSVEDLLPFSDEEVVRTVAAARTPVVSAIGHEPDSPLLDLVADVRASTPTDAAKKVVPDVGEELERVRQLQARGLRAVSGLLDREERGLAHALARPVFVHPQRMVEIREDELDALLARARRTLGHLLDRADSELAHTLARVVALSPAATLERGYAVLQRADGHVVRSPREVAPHDVLRARVAEGTFSVEVPSPHAPEGPEAPEDATVASE; translated from the coding sequence ATGGCTCTGAATACGTCGGCCGAGGCGCCGCTGCCGGTAGGTCAGGTGTCCCGGCTCATCGGGGGCTGGATCGATCGGCTCGGCCAGGTGTGGGTGGAGGGGCAGATCACGCAGCTCTCGCGACGGCCGGGAGCGGGGGTGGTCTTCCTGACGCTGCGCGACCCCTCGCACGACATCTCCGTCAGCGTGACCTGCTTCCGCCAGGTCTTCGACGAGGTCGCGGACGTGGTCTCCGAGGGTGCCCGGGTCGTCCTGCTGGCCAAGCCCGAGTGGTACGCCCCGCGCGGGCAGCTGTCCCTGCGGGCCACGGAGATACGGCCGGTCGGCATCGGGGAACTCCTCGCCCGGCTGGAACGCCTCAAGCGGTCCCTGGCCTCCGAGGGGCTCTTCGCGCCGGAGCGCAAGAAGCCGCTGCCCTTCCTGCCGCAACTGATCGGGCTGGTGGTCGGGCGGGCCTCGGCGGCCGAGCGCGACGTCCTGGAGAACGCCCGGCGCCGCTGGCCGGCGGTCCGCTTCGAGGTGCGCAACGTCGCCGTCCAGGGGGTGCACGCGGTGCCCCAGGTGGTCCAGGCGGTCAAGGAGCTCGACGCCCTGGACGAGGTCGACGTGATCATCGTGGCGCGCGGTGGCGGCAGCGTGGAGGACCTGCTGCCCTTCTCCGACGAGGAGGTGGTCCGGACGGTCGCGGCGGCCCGTACCCCGGTGGTCTCGGCGATCGGCCACGAGCCGGACTCCCCGCTGCTGGACCTGGTCGCGGACGTACGGGCCTCCACGCCCACGGACGCGGCGAAGAAGGTGGTGCCGGACGTCGGCGAGGAGCTGGAGCGCGTACGACAGCTGCAGGCGCGGGGGCTGCGCGCGGTCAGCGGGCTGCTCGACCGGGAGGAGCGGGGGCTCGCGCACGCCCTGGCCCGGCCGGTCTTCGTGCACCCCCAGCGGATGGTGGAGATCCGCGAGGACGAGCTGGACGCCCTGCTGGCCCGGGCCCGGCGCACGCTGGGGCACTTGCTGGACCGGGCCGACTCGGAACTGGCGCACACCCTCGCCCGGGTGGTGGCGCTGTCCCCGGCGGCGACCCTGGAGCGGGGGTACGCCGTGCTGCAGCGGGCCGACGGCCACGTGGTGCGCTCGCCGCGGGAAGTCGCTCCCCACGACGTGCTGCGCGCGCGGGTGGCGGAGGGCACGTTCTCCGTGGAGGTCCCCTCGCCGCACGCCCCGGAAGGTCCGGAGGCCCCCGAGGACGCAACGGTCGCTTCGGAATAG